Proteins encoded together in one Paenibacillus segetis window:
- a CDS encoding response regulator, whose protein sequence is MKIKNKLVIGFSSLMVILLVMTFTAYDRLTYMNDQLDTLYNNRYMKIKNSTSLRGEINDTARILTNILQMQDDDYYERQKDRLETKNKSAADLFIQIQNDAVTVEEHKMVTVIDEANQDFVSYQKRILNYLSTGDYKNANAYRISTGQQVQNNLLDILNEMKQYQDIQIEDDINRAEQAYKESIQVMIVIIGLGLLLGLGVVLWVIPSIGRGLNTVNLMMRHFGKSEFDEIRAISVPSTDEIGDVARVFQEMSEDLQEKRELEANFIQQQKDRTWLNANMARITELFHGINSLEQVTQLFINEFTPILGGRFGAIYIRRDEKNPQYLDLVGSYAKDGDMKHRDVFKIGEGLIGQVALDRKPLSLKEVPDNYLSIRSGLGESKPAHILIQPVVFEDELLGVIELANFDQFTPLEEELMEDLTSNLGIILNTIYGRLRVEELLRESQTLTEELQVQSEELQSQQDDLRRSNENLEKQTAALRNSEDLLQRQQEELEHFNTELIARTRAMEEQVLAVEEKNKEIEKTKGELERHAAQLAVTSKYKSQFLANMSHELRTPLNSLLILSQLLSENKEDNLTAKQVEYAHTIHMSGGDLLRMIDEILDLSKVDAGKMEINRETVSVKDLSEFVDQNFSPLAESKHIGLRMEIEETVPLEIVTDGYRVKQILRNLLSNAFKFTTEGEVTFSIREAVPAEVPIYLDRSQEFLALSVKDTGIGIPQGKADLVFEAFQQVDGTTSRKYGGTGLGLSISRELSMLLGGGIALQSIEGEGSDFTLYLPKEANASLFIADEQVAPTRALHSGSFDQEVSLQVNENVSVTSLIEDDRDNIVLGDKVMLIIEDDIHFVRILVDMSRQHEYKTLVAIQGDKGLQLARQYLPDAIILDIQLPVMDGWSILSELKSHAETRHIPVHVISVVDDAKQGLRMGAIAFLRKPSSREQLEGAFSYIETYTEKGLKQLLVVEDDEIQRNSIIELIGHDDVVITAVPTGGEALQQLRQKHYDCMVLDLMLKDMTGFELLDQIRDDENLNDLPIIIYTGKDLDYKEETTLRKYAESIIIKDVKSPERLLDETTLFLHRVEGNLPVEKRRILQKLHNKEELFEGKKILLVDDDVRNVFALSSVLEAYRMNVIFAENGREAIEVLQEQGDIDLILMDMMMPEMDGYEAMTRIRQMPEFRKLPIIALTAKAMKEDRSKCIEAGASDYVKKPIQSDQLLSLMRVWLYS, encoded by the coding sequence ATGAAAATCAAGAATAAGCTAGTCATTGGATTTAGTTCCCTTATGGTCATCCTCTTGGTCATGACCTTCACCGCATACGATAGGTTAACGTATATGAATGATCAATTAGATACCTTATATAACAACCGCTATATGAAGATAAAGAATTCAACGAGTTTGCGTGGGGAGATTAATGATACGGCTCGTATTTTAACTAATATATTGCAAATGCAAGATGATGATTATTATGAACGGCAAAAGGATCGGTTAGAAACGAAGAATAAGTCGGCTGCAGATCTCTTCATCCAGATTCAAAATGATGCTGTCACAGTGGAAGAACATAAAATGGTCACTGTAATTGATGAAGCTAATCAGGATTTTGTGAGCTATCAGAAACGGATTTTGAATTATTTATCCACGGGTGATTATAAGAATGCTAACGCCTATCGTATATCGACAGGGCAACAGGTTCAGAATAATCTCCTTGATATTCTAAATGAGATGAAGCAATACCAGGATATCCAGATTGAGGACGATATTAATCGGGCTGAACAAGCTTACAAGGAATCCATTCAAGTCATGATTGTGATCATTGGTCTTGGACTTCTATTAGGGCTTGGTGTTGTCCTTTGGGTGATTCCGAGCATCGGACGTGGACTGAATACAGTCAACCTGATGATGAGACATTTCGGCAAGAGTGAATTTGATGAAATTAGGGCCATTTCAGTCCCATCAACAGATGAAATAGGTGATGTTGCTCGCGTCTTTCAAGAAATGTCGGAGGATCTTCAGGAAAAGCGGGAGCTCGAGGCGAATTTTATACAGCAGCAAAAAGATCGAACTTGGCTTAATGCAAACATGGCTCGGATTACGGAATTGTTCCACGGAATTAACTCACTAGAACAAGTAACGCAATTATTCATTAATGAATTTACTCCAATTCTTGGTGGGCGCTTTGGGGCGATCTATATCCGTAGGGATGAGAAGAATCCACAGTACTTAGATCTCGTTGGATCTTATGCAAAAGATGGGGATATGAAACATCGAGATGTATTTAAAATAGGAGAGGGCTTGATTGGACAAGTAGCTCTGGACAGGAAGCCGCTTTCCCTTAAAGAAGTACCTGACAATTACTTGTCCATCCGTTCTGGCCTCGGAGAATCAAAACCTGCGCATATCCTTATTCAACCTGTTGTATTTGAGGACGAATTGCTTGGTGTTATTGAACTTGCTAATTTTGATCAATTCACACCGCTTGAGGAAGAGTTGATGGAGGACTTAACCAGTAACCTCGGCATTATACTTAATACCATATATGGACGTCTACGCGTGGAAGAATTGCTCCGTGAGTCGCAAACGTTGACTGAGGAACTTCAAGTTCAGTCTGAAGAACTTCAAAGCCAACAAGATGATCTCAGGCGTTCGAATGAAAATTTGGAGAAACAGACCGCAGCGCTCCGCAATTCCGAAGATTTACTGCAACGTCAGCAGGAGGAATTAGAGCATTTCAATACGGAGTTAATTGCTAGAACTCGTGCAATGGAAGAACAGGTGCTAGCTGTAGAAGAGAAGAACAAGGAAATTGAGAAGACCAAAGGAGAATTGGAGCGGCATGCAGCCCAACTCGCTGTTACAAGTAAATATAAGTCTCAATTCTTAGCGAATATGTCTCATGAGCTTCGCACCCCTTTAAACAGTCTACTCATTCTGTCGCAATTGCTATCGGAGAACAAAGAGGATAATCTGACAGCGAAACAAGTCGAATATGCGCATACGATTCATATGTCGGGTGGCGATTTGCTTAGAATGATCGATGAAATTTTGGATTTATCGAAGGTAGACGCTGGGAAGATGGAGATCAATCGTGAAACCGTCAGTGTGAAGGACCTGAGCGAATTTGTTGATCAGAACTTTAGTCCCTTAGCAGAGAGCAAACATATCGGTCTGCGTATGGAGATAGAGGAAACCGTACCACTTGAAATTGTGACAGACGGGTATCGAGTGAAACAGATACTTCGAAATTTACTGTCGAATGCATTTAAGTTCACAACTGAAGGAGAGGTCACTTTCAGTATAAGAGAAGCAGTGCCTGCGGAAGTACCGATTTATTTGGATCGATCCCAAGAGTTTTTGGCACTGAGTGTGAAAGATACAGGAATTGGTATACCACAGGGCAAGGCAGATTTGGTATTTGAAGCATTTCAACAGGTCGATGGTACAACCAGCCGTAAGTACGGTGGCACAGGACTTGGACTGTCAATTAGTAGGGAGCTTTCGATGCTGCTCGGTGGTGGTATTGCGCTGCAATCTATCGAAGGTGAAGGAAGTGACTTCACACTGTACCTTCCGAAGGAGGCCAATGCATCACTATTTATTGCAGATGAACAGGTTGCTCCAACCCGTGCATTGCATTCCGGGTCATTTGATCAAGAGGTTTCACTACAAGTTAATGAGAATGTGTCAGTAACAAGTCTGATTGAGGATGATCGTGACAATATTGTCTTAGGGGACAAAGTCATGCTTATCATCGAAGACGATATTCATTTCGTTAGGATTTTAGTAGATATGTCGCGCCAGCATGAATACAAAACATTAGTTGCGATCCAGGGCGACAAGGGACTTCAGCTAGCTAGGCAGTATTTGCCGGATGCTATTATTCTTGATATTCAATTGCCAGTCATGGATGGATGGTCGATTCTTAGTGAGCTGAAGAGTCATGCCGAAACTCGCCATATACCGGTACATGTTATTTCAGTAGTTGATGATGCTAAACAGGGACTTAGGATGGGGGCCATTGCGTTCTTACGCAAACCTTCTTCTCGAGAACAATTAGAGGGGGCTTTCTCTTATATTGAAACTTATACGGAGAAGGGTCTGAAGCAGTTGCTGGTGGTAGAAGATGACGAGATTCAACGTAACTCTATCATTGAGCTTATCGGCCATGATGATGTGGTCATTACAGCAGTACCTACCGGTGGCGAAGCATTACAACAATTACGTCAGAAGCATTACGATTGTATGGTGCTTGATTTAATGCTTAAGGACATGACAGGATTTGAACTGTTGGATCAGATTCGTGATGATGAAAACTTAAACGACCTACCGATCATTATTTATACAGGCAAAGATTTGGACTATAAGGAAGAGACGACGCTGCGGAAGTATGCTGAGTCGATCATTATCAAAGACGTGAAATCACCAGAGAGATTGCTGGATGAAACAACACTATTCCTGCACCGCGTAGAGGGAAATCTTCCAGTGGAGAAGCGTCGTATTCTGCAAAAGCTTCATAACAAGGAAGAGTTATTCGAAGGTAAGAAAATACTTTTGGTTGATGATGATGTACGTAATGTGTTTGCCCTTTCTAGTGTGTTGGAGGCATACCGGATGAATGTGATCTTTGCCGAGAACGGACGGGAAGCGATCGAGGTATTGCAGGAACAGGGAGATATTGATCTGATTCTGATGGATATGATGATGCCGGAAATGGACGGATATGAAGCGATGACTCGTATTCGGCAAATGCCGGAGTTCCGTAAACTTCCGATTATCGCTCTGACCGCTAAGGCGATGAAGGAGGATCGGTCGAAGTGTATTGAAGCTGGGGCCTCTGATTACGTGAAGAAACCAATTCAGAGTGATCAATTGCTGTCCCTTATGCGTGTATGGTTGTATTCGTAA
- a CDS encoding SpoIIE family protein phosphatase — protein MKILIVDDNYTNTLIIREILKKEKHKNMLSASSAKEMFERLGVPNPGQDEAPKSSDIDLILLDMMMPEMDGIEACRLIQQYDSLKDIPIIMVTAVGDSKKLAEALDAGAVDYVTKPINKVELMARIRLALRLKREKDWHKERDQRIQSELRLAALVQNAVLSAPIADPLVQIDALYKPSYELAGDLYSWYSLGEGRYGIILLDIMGHGISSSLFCMFIASMLKETVNTYVEPEKVIQELNRRFNQLCIEDQLIQYYFTAIYLVVDTRLNKIDYVNAGHPPGLFFHEDGSVTKLNTVCPPVGLFDKIEANTVTIPYEGNGHIVLYTDGLLEVLPGSQEEQIQLLEDTLQGNHTLDKEKMQSLFFEEGLPQEREDDKCLVWISLEKGENIV, from the coding sequence ATGAAAATTCTAATTGTTGATGATAATTACACCAATACTTTAATCATTAGGGAAATATTAAAAAAAGAGAAGCATAAAAACATGCTCTCTGCATCTTCTGCAAAAGAAATGTTTGAGCGGCTTGGAGTGCCAAACCCTGGACAAGATGAGGCCCCGAAGTCTTCTGATATTGACCTTATTCTGCTTGACATGATGATGCCTGAAATGGATGGCATTGAAGCATGTCGTCTTATTCAACAATATGATAGTTTGAAGGATATTCCGATCATTATGGTTACAGCTGTAGGTGATTCTAAGAAGCTGGCAGAAGCACTAGATGCTGGTGCAGTCGACTATGTGACAAAACCGATCAATAAGGTTGAGCTTATGGCTAGAATACGTCTTGCACTAAGGTTAAAGAGGGAGAAGGATTGGCATAAGGAGCGAGATCAACGAATTCAAAGTGAATTGAGGCTTGCTGCTTTGGTTCAAAATGCCGTATTAAGTGCACCTATAGCGGATCCTCTTGTGCAAATTGATGCGCTATACAAACCTTCCTACGAGTTAGCAGGAGATCTGTATTCATGGTATTCACTAGGTGAAGGCCGATATGGAATCATTCTATTAGATATCATGGGTCACGGTATTTCCTCATCTCTCTTCTGTATGTTTATTGCATCCATGCTGAAAGAAACTGTGAATACATATGTCGAACCAGAGAAAGTCATTCAGGAATTGAATCGTCGTTTCAATCAATTGTGTATTGAAGATCAATTGATTCAATACTACTTCACGGCTATCTATCTAGTGGTGGATACAAGATTGAACAAGATAGATTATGTGAATGCAGGACATCCACCAGGGTTATTTTTTCACGAGGATGGCTCGGTAACGAAACTGAATACGGTATGTCCTCCCGTTGGACTATTCGATAAAATTGAGGCGAATACCGTGACGATTCCTTATGAAGGGAATGGGCATATCGTGTTATATACAGATGGATTGCTGGAGGTTTTACCGGGTAGTCAGGAGGAGCAAATTCAACTTCTGGAAGACACCCTCCAAGGTAATCATACGCTGGACAAAGAGAAAATGCAGAGTCTGTTTTTTGAAGAGGGGCTTCCTCAGGAGCGTGAGGATGACAAATGTCTGGTGTGGATTTCACTTGAAAAAGGAGAAAATATAGTATGA
- a CDS encoding general stress protein, with protein MSSIVNKSYVKVVQNGLQAVETVQELRATGYLSEQIFVLAHNQDQTERIAESANAEEIGIKEEGVFDTIANLFRSRGDELRAKIVSLGFTEAEAGFYEKELDLGKVLVIARQNP; from the coding sequence ATGAGTTCAATAGTTAATAAATCATATGTTAAAGTGGTGCAGAACGGTTTACAAGCTGTGGAAACGGTACAGGAGCTTCGGGCGACGGGGTATCTTTCAGAACAAATTTTTGTTCTAGCCCATAATCAGGATCAAACCGAGCGGATTGCAGAGAGTGCAAATGCTGAAGAAATCGGCATTAAGGAAGAAGGGGTATTTGATACTATCGCTAACCTTTTCCGGTCACGTGGGGATGAATTAAGGGCCAAGATCGTTTCTCTTGGATTTACAGAAGCAGAAGCTGGGTTCTATGAGAAAGAGCTGGACCTTGGGAAAGTGCTTGTTATAGCAAGACAAAATCCTTAA
- a CDS encoding DUF948 domain-containing protein: MIWELSLALIAVAFVVLVVFLIKTLKAAEKSLDKTSQTLEEVQKTIDELSYEVKQVVRQANDITGDVQHKMKQIDPVLESVKNVGEVLSEVSLAAKQVSTSMIERFKKSPVSTKAKPAPVPNVAAVTPDNLTAPVNAAAIPESDGDKKKVEWIKLVDVAAVIWQKYRS; this comes from the coding sequence ATGATTTGGGAACTGAGCCTTGCACTCATTGCAGTAGCATTCGTTGTACTTGTTGTTTTCCTTATTAAAACATTGAAAGCAGCGGAGAAGTCACTGGATAAGACATCGCAAACGTTGGAGGAAGTTCAAAAAACGATTGACGAGCTAAGTTATGAAGTGAAGCAGGTGGTAAGACAAGCAAATGATATTACAGGGGATGTACAGCATAAGATGAAACAAATCGACCCTGTACTTGAATCGGTTAAAAATGTAGGTGAAGTTCTAAGTGAAGTGTCACTTGCTGCCAAGCAAGTTTCAACTTCAATGATTGAAAGATTTAAAAAATCTCCTGTAAGTACTAAAGCTAAACCGGCCCCTGTTCCGAATGTAGCAGCTGTTACACCGGACAATTTGACAGCACCAGTTAACGCTGCAGCGATTCCGGAATCAGACGGCGATAAGAAAAAAGTGGAGTGGATTAAGTTGGTTGATGTTGCGGCAGTCATATGGCAGAAATACCGTTCGTAA
- a CDS encoding DUF1328 domain-containing protein → MLKWSAIFLVIALIAGVFGFFNLVAAAASIAKVLFFIFLILFVVSLITGRRSSL, encoded by the coding sequence ATGTTAAAATGGTCAGCAATCTTTCTGGTGATAGCACTGATCGCAGGTGTGTTCGGTTTCTTCAACTTGGTAGCGGCTGCCGCTTCCATCGCCAAAGTCTTATTCTTTATATTCCTTATCCTATTTGTTGTTTCACTAATAACCGGCAGAAGAAGCTCACTTTAA
- a CDS encoding C40 family peptidase: MKRSMAILLLSAIVFTSYTAAPKSTSAASATAQATKSGYINMGVNLRDKPSTSGKIITLVKKGSNVTILEQTNSYFYKVKTSDGKVGYVSSSDKYISVSGENEVSPSVPSLGQGLVVSGVNLRDKPSTSGKIITLVKKGTSVTILEQANSAFYKVQTSNKEVGYVSSSDKYIKINGGTVAPAPTPDSSGSVKEQVEKVIKTGMKYLGTPYEYGSDRNTTTTFDCSAFVRQAYKEALNIVLPADSRGQGTWIKNNGTAVYNIDKLKRGDLLFFMSYKGSSASSYEGINKDNEKITHVALYLGDGQVLHTYSVKSGGVLVDKLDGAWVHRFLYGGSVLK; this comes from the coding sequence ATGAAACGCAGCATGGCAATTCTTTTATTAAGTGCAATTGTATTTACTTCTTATACCGCAGCCCCGAAATCGACATCAGCGGCGAGTGCAACAGCCCAAGCGACGAAGAGCGGCTATATTAATATGGGGGTAAACCTACGTGACAAGCCTTCTACATCGGGGAAGATAATTACCTTGGTGAAGAAAGGATCCAATGTAACGATTCTGGAGCAGACCAACTCCTATTTTTATAAAGTGAAGACAAGCGATGGGAAAGTGGGATATGTAAGCTCATCGGATAAATATATTAGCGTGAGTGGAGAAAATGAAGTATCACCATCAGTACCTAGTTTGGGACAAGGACTGGTGGTTAGTGGAGTAAATCTACGTGACAAGCCCTCTACATCGGGGAAGATCATAACCTTGGTGAAGAAAGGAACTAGCGTGACGATATTAGAGCAAGCTAATTCCGCCTTCTATAAGGTACAGACAAGTAATAAAGAAGTAGGATATGTAAGCTCATCGGATAAATACATTAAGATCAATGGTGGCACAGTAGCGCCTGCCCCTACACCAGATTCATCAGGTAGTGTGAAGGAACAAGTAGAGAAGGTAATCAAGACAGGTATGAAGTATTTAGGAACTCCTTACGAATATGGTTCAGATCGAAATACGACAACTACGTTTGACTGTTCTGCTTTTGTAAGACAAGCCTACAAAGAAGCGTTGAATATTGTACTTCCTGCCGATTCCCGTGGGCAAGGGACGTGGATCAAGAACAATGGTACCGCGGTTTATAATATCGATAAGTTGAAAAGAGGAGATTTGTTGTTCTTTATGAGTTACAAAGGTTCCTCAGCGTCATCTTATGAAGGTATTAACAAAGATAATGAGAAAATTACGCATGTTGCCCTGTATCTCGGTGACGGACAAGTTCTTCATACGTATTCCGTTAAATCAGGGGGAGTATTGGTCGATAAATTGGACGGGGCTTGGGTTCACCGTTTCTTATATGGCGGAAGCGTCTTGAAATAA
- a CDS encoding cation diffusion facilitator family transporter: protein MDIYEDIRKGERGAWVSIVAYLLLSAFKLFCGYLFASSALQADGFNNLTDIVASVAVLIGLRISQKPPDSDHTYGHFRAETIAALIASFIMAMVGFQVIIDAVRSLFEEQTGQPDVRSAFVALICAVAMWGVYLYNRKLAKQINSQALMAAAKDNFSDALVSVGAAVGIIGAQFGLPWLDIVAAIAVGILICKTAWDIFSDSTHRLSDGFDEKELGDLRGSIARIQGVEGIRELKARVHGNRVLVDVVIEVDPQLTVMESHEISDRVEEKMRKIQKNVLSVHVHVEPKIE from the coding sequence ATGGACATATATGAGGACATACGCAAAGGGGAACGTGGTGCGTGGGTCAGCATAGTGGCTTATTTGCTATTATCCGCATTTAAGTTATTTTGCGGTTATTTATTTGCTTCAAGCGCTTTGCAGGCTGACGGTTTTAACAATTTAACGGATATCGTTGCTTCGGTAGCGGTATTAATTGGTCTGCGTATTTCCCAGAAGCCACCTGATTCGGATCATACTTATGGGCACTTCCGGGCAGAGACGATTGCTGCGCTGATTGCCTCCTTCATTATGGCAATGGTTGGGTTCCAGGTAATCATTGATGCTGTTCGTTCATTATTTGAGGAACAGACTGGACAACCTGATGTGCGTTCAGCCTTTGTAGCATTGATCTGTGCTGTGGCGATGTGGGGTGTGTATCTATACAATCGTAAATTGGCCAAACAGATCAACAGTCAGGCATTGATGGCTGCTGCGAAGGATAACTTCTCAGATGCCTTGGTCAGCGTAGGGGCGGCCGTAGGGATTATCGGTGCTCAGTTCGGCTTGCCATGGCTCGACATCGTGGCTGCAATTGCTGTCGGTATACTTATCTGTAAGACAGCGTGGGATATTTTTTCTGACTCGACGCATCGTTTAAGTGATGGATTTGATGAGAAAGAGTTAGGGGATTTACGTGGGTCTATTGCACGTATTCAGGGTGTAGAAGGGATTAGAGAACTGAAGGCCCGCGTTCATGGTAATCGTGTGCTTGTTGATGTTGTTATCGAGGTTGATCCACAGTTGACGGTCATGGAAAGCCATGAGATTAGTGATCGAGTCGAAGAGAAAATGAGAAAAATCCAGAAAAATGTACTGAGCGTCCACGTCCATGTGGAGCCAAAAATAGAATAG
- a CDS encoding ABC-F family ATP-binding cassette domain-containing protein, producing MISTNGVTLRYGKRALFEDVNIKFTPGNCYGLIGANGAGKSTFIKILSGEIEPNQGEVHMTPGERMAVLKQNHYEYDDFFPVETVIMGHSRLYSIMKEKDALYAKADFTEEDGMRAGELEGEFAELNGWDAEPDAAALLIGLGIPRELHDKKMSELSGNEKVRVLLAQALFGRPHNLLLDEPTNHLDLESIQWLENFLMDYEGTVIVVSHDRHFLNKVCTHIADIDFGKIQMYVGNYDFWYESSQLALALQRDANKKKEEKIKELQAFIQRFSANASKSKQATSRKKQLDKITLDDLRPSNRKYPFLNFKAEREAGKQLLTVDSLTKSVEGEKLLDNVNFVVNKGDKIALVGPNGAPKSLLFQILMGESEADSGEYSWGVTTSQAYFPKDNSNYFDGVDLNLVDWLRQYSADQDETFLRGFLGRMLFSGEEALKKASVLSGGEKVRCMLAKMMLNGANVLLFDEPTNHLDLESITALNNGLIDFDGTILFTSHDHQFIQTIANRIIEITPNGVIDRIMSYDEYLESEEIQKLRASMYPPEEK from the coding sequence ATGATTAGTACTAATGGTGTAACGCTCCGCTATGGAAAACGGGCACTTTTCGAAGATGTAAATATAAAGTTTACGCCTGGTAACTGCTATGGTTTGATCGGAGCAAACGGAGCAGGGAAATCTACCTTCATTAAAATTCTGTCTGGAGAAATCGAACCCAATCAGGGCGAAGTACACATGACACCAGGCGAGCGTATGGCCGTGCTCAAGCAGAACCATTATGAGTATGATGATTTCTTCCCCGTGGAGACGGTAATCATGGGTCATTCGCGTCTGTATTCGATTATGAAAGAGAAGGATGCCTTATATGCTAAGGCTGACTTTACTGAAGAGGATGGAATGCGAGCAGGGGAGCTTGAGGGTGAATTTGCTGAGCTAAACGGTTGGGATGCAGAACCGGATGCGGCAGCACTATTGATCGGACTGGGTATTCCACGTGAGTTGCATGATAAGAAAATGTCAGAACTCAGCGGTAATGAGAAGGTTCGTGTTCTCTTGGCTCAGGCTCTGTTCGGCCGTCCACACAACTTGCTGTTGGATGAACCTACCAACCACTTGGACCTTGAATCGATTCAATGGCTTGAGAACTTCCTTATGGATTATGAAGGCACCGTTATTGTCGTATCCCATGATCGTCACTTCTTGAATAAGGTGTGTACGCACATTGCCGATATCGACTTTGGTAAAATCCAAATGTATGTGGGTAACTATGACTTCTGGTATGAATCCAGTCAGTTGGCGCTAGCGCTACAACGGGATGCTAACAAGAAGAAGGAAGAGAAGATTAAAGAACTTCAAGCCTTTATCCAACGTTTCTCGGCGAATGCTTCGAAATCCAAGCAAGCGACTTCCCGGAAGAAGCAATTGGATAAGATTACGCTTGATGATCTTCGTCCTTCTAACCGGAAGTATCCATTCTTGAACTTCAAAGCGGAGCGTGAAGCGGGTAAGCAGTTACTTACGGTTGATAGCCTCACGAAGAGTGTAGAAGGCGAGAAACTGCTTGATAATGTCAACTTTGTTGTGAACAAAGGGGACAAAATTGCATTAGTGGGACCTAACGGGGCTCCGAAGTCACTGTTATTCCAAATCCTTATGGGTGAGAGCGAAGCTGATTCGGGCGAATATAGCTGGGGCGTAACTACATCACAAGCTTATTTCCCGAAAGATAACTCCAACTATTTTGATGGAGTCGATTTGAACCTTGTCGACTGGCTGCGTCAATATTCGGCTGATCAGGATGAGACGTTCCTGCGGGGCTTCCTTGGACGGATGTTGTTCTCTGGAGAAGAAGCACTTAAGAAAGCAAGTGTGCTATCCGGAGGAGAGAAGGTCCGTTGTATGCTAGCGAAAATGATGCTCAACGGTGCCAATGTACTGTTATTCGATGAGCCAACCAATCACTTGGACTTGGAGTCGATTACGGCACTCAACAATGGATTGATTGATTTCGATGGAACAATCTTGTTCACATCCCATGACCATCAGTTCATTCAAACGATCGCGAATCGGATTATCGAAATTACACCAAATGGCGTTATTGATCGCATTATGTCGTATGACGAATATCTGGAGAGCGAAGAAATTCAAAAACTACGCGCATCCATGTATCCGCCAGAAGAGAAATAA
- a CDS encoding MBL fold metallo-hydrolase, giving the protein MPKTRYNNMDNVGTDKTLKQFKQWREERRRKRKDYSYLIPNSPPLLDYLMKNKSETSATWIGHSTFLIQYEGLNIVTDPVWATRMGFQRRLGSPGIPIEQVPQIDLILISHSHYDHMHISSIRKLYGKDTTLIVPMGLRQKLERKGFRRIHELSWWEHLSIGNVKISFVPTQHWTRRTLFDTNTSHWGGYVLESVEGKAQVIYFAGDSGYFRGFTDIGERYDIDIALLPIGAYEPEWFMTSQHTTPEEALQAFIDVKAKLMIPMHYGTFRLADDTAREALDRLEAERKRLGIPEEAISILLHGETLRFPNT; this is encoded by the coding sequence TTGCCAAAAACGCGCTACAACAATATGGACAATGTCGGAACTGACAAAACGTTGAAGCAGTTTAAACAATGGCGGGAAGAACGCCGCAGGAAGAGAAAGGATTATTCGTACCTTATTCCTAATTCACCACCCTTACTCGATTACTTAATGAAAAATAAGAGTGAAACTTCGGCTACTTGGATCGGCCACTCAACATTCCTCATCCAGTATGAAGGACTGAATATCGTAACGGATCCAGTATGGGCTACTCGGATGGGGTTTCAACGACGGTTGGGGTCGCCTGGCATTCCAATTGAGCAGGTCCCACAAATTGATCTCATCCTGATTTCTCACTCACATTATGATCATATGCATATATCGTCTATCCGCAAATTGTATGGCAAAGACACAACTCTAATTGTACCTATGGGACTCCGCCAGAAATTGGAACGTAAAGGCTTCCGGCGGATTCATGAATTGAGTTGGTGGGAGCATCTGTCTATCGGTAATGTAAAAATATCCTTTGTACCTACCCAACATTGGACACGCCGCACGTTATTCGATACCAATACATCTCATTGGGGCGGATATGTGCTTGAGTCAGTCGAGGGGAAGGCGCAAGTTATTTATTTTGCAGGAGATAGTGGCTATTTCCGTGGCTTTACCGACATAGGTGAGCGGTATGACATTGATATCGCGCTGTTGCCTATCGGGGCTTATGAGCCTGAATGGTTTATGACTTCTCAGCATACGACACCAGAGGAAGCACTCCAAGCATTTATTGATGTTAAGGCCAAACTGATGATTCCGATGCACTATGGTACCTTCAGGTTGGCTGACGATACAGCACGTGAAGCACTTGATCGACTTGAAGCAGAGCGGAAGCGCCTCGGAATTCCTGAGGAAGCTATTTCAATCTTGTTACACGGGGAGACACTTCGATTCCCAAATACCTAG
- the cydS gene encoding cytochrome bd oxidase small subunit CydS → MEDFLIMVAPQLVIACAVLFLFLYGYKYNDPTD, encoded by the coding sequence ATGGAGGATTTTCTCATTATGGTGGCTCCTCAGCTAGTAATTGCGTGTGCAGTTTTATTTCTGTTCTTGTATGGTTACAAGTATAATGACCCTACGGATTAA